The DNA segment CCACGGTCATGCCCGGCCGGTCGAGTACCCGTCGGCGCTGGATCGCGTCGTCCACATGGGTGACGGCCACCGCGTCGAAACCGTAATCGTAGCCGCTTTCGTAAAGGAGCGGCACTTCGACGGCGGCAGCGACATGACCATCGCGTTCCGCGGTATCCAGGAATTGCGCAATCCTGGCGCGCACCAGGGGATGAACCACGGCTTCGAGGCGCTTGAAGCCCGCTGGATCGGCGGCGAGGCGGCTCGAGAGCGCCTGCCGATCGATGACGCCATTGCTGGAAACGCCGGGAAACAGTGCTTCCACCGGCGCAACGGCGTCGCCGGCATAC comes from the Devosia lucknowensis genome and includes:
- the coaE gene encoding dephospho-CoA kinase (Dephospho-CoA kinase (CoaE) performs the final step in coenzyme A biosynthesis.), translating into MKRIGITGSIATGKSTLLAAFAAAGVPVFSADAAVAELYAGDAVAPVEALFPGVSSNGVIDRQALSSRLAADPAGFKRLEAVVHPLVRARIAQFLDTAERDGHVAAAVEVPLLYESGYDYGFDAVAVTHVDDAIQRRRVLDRPGMTVEKLESLLARQMPQAEKKARATWTFDTAQSPDIIQAEVADLVADIERQGE